The region GGGTGACCACCAAAGGTGGTTATATGTCCCAATACCGGATTCCCGGTGAATTGATCCATCAGGGTTTTATCGGCTATAAAAGCACCCAGGGGCAAACCTCCACCCAGTGCCTTCCCCAGTAACAGGATATCGGGGTGAATACCAAAATGCTCAAAACCCCATGTCTTTCCGGTACGACCAAACCCGGCTTGTATTTCATCCAGTACCAGCAATGCTCCGGTTTCATTACATTTTTCCCGAAGTGCTTTCATCCAGGCAATATCAGGAGCTTTGATTCCCGCTTCCGCCTGCACGGTTTCGGCAAATACCGCGGCCGTATCGGCGGTTATCCTTTCAAGTGAAGCAGGATCATTGTAGACAAGGTGATCAATCCCGGAGAGCAAGGGCCGAAAGGCATTTCGCCAGTATTCATCACCCATTATACTCAAGGCGCCCTGGCTGGAACCATGATAGGAATGATTGAACGCGGCGATCCGTGTGCGCCCGGTCACACGCTTGGCAAGTTTCATCGCCCCTTCAGTGGCCTCTGTTCCTGAATTGGTAAAATAAACCGAATTGAGCGAGGCTGGAAGTTGGGAAACAAGTCGCTCCGCATACTGTACCTGTGGTGATTCAACAAACTCGCCATATACCATGATATGCAGATAGGCATCCAACTGAGTTTTTATAGCCTCAACAACCTTTGGATGCCGGTGTCCGGTATTCGCCACACTGATCCCACCAATCAAGTCGATATATTCCTTTCCATTCTTATCAAACAACTTACACCCCTCCGCCCGTACGATCTCCATGGCCAATGGCGTCGGAGAGGTTTGAGCGATGTGTCGAAGGAATAGTTCGCGCTGAGACATGGGGGTTGGGTGTTGGTTGTTGGATGATGGATGTTGGATGTTGGATGACGGTTGTAGGCAAAAAGGTTTTCCTTTACAAAAATCATTCAAAGTTAAGCCTAAATTAATTTACTTTGCAACACCCGTTATCCAACATCCAACATCCAACATCCAACATCCAACATCCAACATCCAACATCCAACATCCAACATCCAACACCTAACACTCAACCCCCATGGCCCTCATTCTCCCCGTTCAAGGTAAGTCACCCAAGTTTGGTCACAATTGTCATATTGCTCCCAACGCAACCATAGTTGGAGATGTGGTCACTGGTGACCAGTGTAGTTTTTGGTTCAATGCCGTTATACGGGGTGATGTGAATTTTATTAAAATGGGGGATAAAGTAAATGTACAGGATGGAGCCTGTATCCATTGCACCTACCAGAAATGTGGTACCACGATAGGTAATAATGTGAGCATCGGTCACAATGCCATAGTACATGGATGTACCCTTCATGATAATGTGCTGATAGGTATGGGTGCGATTGTAATGGACAATGCGGTTGTACATAGCAATACGATCATCGCTGCCGGAGCGGTGGTATTGGAAAATACCATCTGTGAAAGCGGGAGCATTTATGCCGGCGTACCGGCAAAGAAAGTAAAGGATATCTCCCAGGAACTGATCCACGGCGAGATTGAACGGATCGCGAATAATTATGTGAAATACGCTTCCTGGTTTAAATAGGTGATTACACGAATTTTAACGAATAGGCACGAATGACACGGATATTTGGCCTAAATAATTGATTCTCTATGTAATTCGTGCAATTCATGGTAATTCGGTATAAATCGTGTCATCTGCCTCACCGTAATTCTACCTTTCTCAAACAAGATTTCCTTTGTAAATTCGTTATACCTAAAAGGAAAACCCATGAAGACCATTCGTATTTTTACTTTCAGTGCTATCCTGTTATTTAGCCTTTCATCCTGCAAGGTTTGGAGCAGCATTTTCCCCCCAAAGTATGGATGTC is a window of Chitinophagales bacterium DNA encoding:
- a CDS encoding gamma carbonic anhydrase family protein, whose product is MALILPVQGKSPKFGHNCHIAPNATIVGDVVTGDQCSFWFNAVIRGDVNFIKMGDKVNVQDGACIHCTYQKCGTTIGNNVSIGHNAIVHGCTLHDNVLIGMGAIVMDNAVVHSNTIIAAGAVVLENTICESGSIYAGVPAKKVKDISQELIHGEIERIANNYVKYASWFK
- a CDS encoding aspartate aminotransferase family protein — encoded protein: MSQRELFLRHIAQTSPTPLAMEIVRAEGCKLFDKNGKEYIDLIGGISVANTGHRHPKVVEAIKTQLDAYLHIMVYGEFVESPQVQYAERLVSQLPASLNSVYFTNSGTEATEGAMKLAKRVTGRTRIAAFNHSYHGSSQGALSIMGDEYWRNAFRPLLSGIDHLVYNDPASLERITADTAAVFAETVQAEAGIKAPDIAWMKALREKCNETGALLVLDEIQAGFGRTGKTWGFEHFGIHPDILLLGKALGGGLPLGAFIADKTLMDQFTGNPVLGHITTFGGHPLSCAAGLSAFQLLLSEDWIKKVSEKESLFRSLLVHPKIKAVRSFGLWMAVEFDSFETNKAVIDKCIERGVLTDWFLFAPQCLRISPPLTITTDEINQAAKQIVESCAF